From the genome of Nitrosopumilus sp., one region includes:
- a CDS encoding KEOPS complex kinase/ATPase Bud32, producing the protein MKLLKKGAEADIYETTWQNSKAILKIRKTKIYRNPILDSKIRKQRTIKESQMLSFVKSFGIPTPLVYFVNLKNSSIIMQKIPGKPVHDLDEFKIIELLKTIGKLVGTMHKNGIMHGDLTTSNFILFQNTVFVIDFGLSQNTIKSEDHAVDLRLIKEILNSAHAQIMKQSWKNFLLGYKSVVGNEYFTKITKLVSEIESRGRYAEVV; encoded by the coding sequence ATGAAATTGTTGAAGAAAGGCGCAGAAGCTGATATTTATGAAACTACATGGCAAAATTCTAAAGCAATTCTTAAAATCAGAAAAACAAAAATTTATCGTAACCCTATACTTGATTCAAAAATACGTAAACAAAGAACAATAAAGGAATCTCAAATGCTATCTTTTGTAAAATCATTTGGAATCCCGACACCCCTTGTGTATTTTGTAAACTTGAAAAACTCCTCGATTATAATGCAAAAAATTCCTGGTAAACCTGTTCATGATTTAGATGAATTCAAAATTATCGAATTATTAAAAACTATTGGAAAATTGGTTGGTACAATGCATAAAAATGGTATTATGCATGGTGATTTGACCACATCTAATTTTATTTTATTTCAAAACACTGTTTTTGTTATTGATTTTGGTCTGTCTCAAAACACAATAAAATCTGAAGATCATGCAGTTGATTTGAGATTAATTAAAGAAATTCTAAATAGTGCTCATGCTCAAATCATGAAACAATCTTGGAAAAATTTCTTACTAGGATACAAGTCCGTAGTTGGTAATGAATATTTTACAAAAATTACTAAACTAGTTTCAGAGATAGAGAGTCGTGGTAGATATGCAGAAGTCGTTTGA
- the rdgB gene encoding RdgB/HAM1 family non-canonical purine NTP pyrophosphatase: MQKSFDIFFASSNNHKFLEAKNILDTFGIKLRFFKLNLEEIQSNSLKEIALKKARNAYSKCRKPIIVEDDGLFIDSLGGFPGPYSSYAFKTIGNKGILNLLKNNRKAKFISIIAYCDKTIIKYFDAKLDGKISRYQQGQGWGYDPIFVPKNLQKTFAEINNKNEFSHRYKALKKFSNWYLHKLKSNDQ; the protein is encoded by the coding sequence ATGCAGAAGTCGTTTGATATTTTTTTTGCATCCTCAAATAATCATAAATTTCTAGAAGCAAAAAACATTCTAGATACTTTTGGAATAAAACTTCGTTTCTTCAAATTGAATTTGGAAGAGATTCAGTCTAACTCTCTTAAGGAGATTGCGTTGAAAAAAGCAAGAAATGCTTATTCTAAATGTAGAAAACCAATAATTGTAGAAGATGATGGTCTGTTTATTGATTCACTTGGAGGTTTTCCGGGTCCTTATTCATCGTATGCTTTCAAAACTATTGGAAACAAAGGAATTCTTAATCTGTTAAAAAATAATAGAAAAGCAAAATTTATTTCAATTATAGCTTATTGTGATAAAACAATAATAAAATATTTTGATGCAAAACTTGATGGTAAAATATCAAGGTATCAACAAGGACAAGGTTGGGGATATGATCCAATCTTTGTTCCAAAAAATTTACAAAAAACTTTTGCTGAAATAAATAACAAAAATGAATTTTCTCATAGATATAAAGCATTAAAAAAATTTTCTAATTGGTATTTACATAAGTTGAAATCCAACGATCAATAA